Within the Candidatus Acidiferrales bacterium genome, the region GCGTCGTTCAAATTCCCATTTGGCGACAAAACGGAGATGAAGAGAGTTTGCCGTGAGCTGATACTCCGGCGAAGAGAATCACAGCCTGATGATTCCACCAGCGCCGGGTGGATATTCAAAAATCCGGTGATGAACTCGGCCGCAAGGTTGATTGAGAATTGCGGTTTGAACGGTTTGAAGATTCGCGATGCAAGAGTGCCGGAGAAGCACCCGAACTTCATTGTCAACTTAGGAAACGCAAGCTCAGGCGATATACTCAAAATTATTCGCCGCATAGAAGATGAAGTGCAAACAAAGTTTGGTGTGATGTTGGAGCTTGATGTGCGGCTGTTAGGATTTCCCGAAAGAATCGATGGGCGGGTCGAAGAATTGGCGAGTAACGAAGCATGAAAAGAATCGAGCGGACATATCTGAATTTTACTTTCGGTGTTTGCGTGCTCGCTGCCCTTTACCTGACTTCACAAAATTGGAAGAACCAGCTTGTGTTGCAGGATGTAAAAGTCTATGATGCGAGCATATTGACCGACGATGAAGTCAAAACGCTTGCCGATGTCCATGCGGGAAGCAGGCTCTACGGATTAAACCTTTCAAAAATTTCGTCCCGCGTCAGACAAAATCCTTTCGTGAAGGAAGCTACTGTAGTGCGAGCTCTTCCTTATGATTTAACGATAACCGTCCAAGAGCGAAATCCTTTAGCGCTCCTTGCCTTGAAGAGTTCCATGCTTTCGATTGACGAGGACGGCATCGTGCTTCCTGTTCCTTTGGAGCGAAAAAATAACTTGCCGATCATCACCAATATAACCGCTCAAGTCGCGGTCGGGGACACTGCAAAGGATGACTTGATGCAAGCTGTGAACTTTCTTTCGGAGGCAGAGAGATTTGGACCGGCAATTGCCGCCAGCATTGACGAGGTTCAATTGAACGAAGGTAACCTGGTCGTCTTCACGACGGCATCTTCGCTTCCGGCAGTGGTGGGAAAGGGAAATTTTGACAGGAAACTTTTATATCTGCAGAAATTCCTGACGGAAATCGCCGGCAGGGGCGATGCAGACTATTATTATGTCGATCTCAGATTTGACGGGCAAATTGTTCTTGGGATGCAAACCAAAGGAGGCCGACCTGACGCGGTCGGGACTTCGCAAACATTGGGAAAAGTAAACTAAGGTGTTATAAATGAACAACAACATGATTGTGGCACTCGATATCGGAACGACTAAAGTTTGCGCATTGGTGGTGGAGGCCGATTCAAACGGGAGATTGAACGTTCTCGGAATCGGCACAAGTAAGTCTGGCGGCATGAGCCGCGGCGTTGTGGCGAACATTGATAGAACCGTAAAGTCAATTCAGGAGGCTGTGCACGTGGCCGAGTCTAAGCCGGGCATGAAAATAAAAAGCGCCATCGTCGGCATCGCCGGAGAGCATATCGACAGTTTCAAGACAAACAGCATTATTACTATCAGTAATCCAGACCATGAAATAACTGAAAACGATATCGATCGTCTGATCGAAGACTCAAGACGTGTTCATCTTTCACGCGACAGGGAAATCATTCATATCATTCCGCAGGAATTCATAATCGACGGTCAAACCGTTACTCACGATCCTATCGGGATGGCCGGGGTCCGGGTCGAAGCTTCGATGCACGTAGTCACGGGTTTGGTTACTGCCGCTCAGAATATACACAAATGTGTGGAGAGAGCCGGGTTGAAGGTTGAGGAATTGGTTCTGCAGCCGCTCGCTTCGAGCTACTCGGTTCTTACCGAGGACGAGAAGGAAGTTGGAGTTGCGTTGTTAGACATAGGCGGCGGAACCACGGACCTTGCAGTGTTTGAAGACAGGACGATCAGGCACACGGCGGTCATTCCTATTGCGGGTGACCACATCACGACGGATATACGTAAAGGACTCGGCATATTGCCGGAACAGGCAGAAGAATTGAAAGTCAACCACGGGTATGCCATGGTGTCCGAGGTGGTCGATGACGAGCCGATAATAATCCCCGGGATCGGCGGACGAAGACCGATTGAGATAAACAAGAAACTCCTTGCACAAATTGTTCAGCCTCGCGTGGAGGAACTCCTGGACATAGTAGCGATGGAAATAAAGCGTTCCGGTTACTCGCGTCATTTGTCTGCCGGAATAGTCCTCACGGGCGGAGGTGCATTGCTGAAAGGCATGCCGGAGCTGGTTGAATATGTACTTGGTGTGCCGGCTAAGATCGGAATACCGCAGAGCTTTGACGGCGGTTTCGTAAGAGAAGTAGAAAATCCGATTTATGCGACGGCAGTCGGACTGATTCAATATGGCTTGAAACGCGGTGCCGGGAAATCGACGATTCAATTCGCCGAATCGTCCAAGGATGTTTTGGAAGAAGGAAGTCCGAGCAAAAACGGGAAAAGTTTTTTGGATAAAAGTTTACAGTTTCTGAAAAAATTCATCAGCAAAAATATTGACAACGTTTAACAGGAGGTAAGACGTGTTTGAATTAGACACAGATAAGCAAGGCCCGCGAATAAGAGTTGTGGGCATTGGCGGATGCGGTGGCAACGCCGTTAACAGCATTGCAAAGCGAGGTATTCATGGCGTCGATCTGATTTCTATGAATACCGATCTGCAGGATCTTGAGCGCAGCGTCGCGCCGAATAAGATACAAATAGGCAAAACGACGACACGTGGACTTGGAGCCGGCTCAAATCCAGATATCGGCAGACGTGCCGCCGTCGAGGCACGCGAGGAAATTCATCGCGCACTGAAAGACAGCGACATGGTCTTTCTGACTGCCGGGATGGGCGGCGGCACGGGAACCGGTGCTGCGCCGGTAGTGGCGAGTATCCTCAAGGGAGCGGACCGGGACGACGTGAAGAAGGAAGGCCAGGATGAGCGTGCACCCCTTATTGTAGCGGTTGTGACAAAGCCGTTCATTAACGAAGCCAAAGAAAGAATGAGAAATGCTGAAACGGGCATCGAGGAATTGAAGAAATATGTCGATGCTCTGATCGTTATTCCGAATGAAAAGTTGCTGACCATTTCCGACAAGTCGGCAGGTTATCTTGCTTCTTTGCAGAAAATTTACGATGTTTTATACGACGCGATTCGTGGAATATCTGAAATAATCACGAAGCCTGGATTTGTTAATGTTGATTTTGCTGATGTGAGAACTGTGCTCGCTTCCCGCGGCGACGCAATCATCGGAACGGGAATCGCAAGCGGTGAAAGACGTGCGGCAGAAGCAGCGTCTGCGGCTATTTCCAATCCGCTTCTTGAAGAAGTCTCCCTCGAGCGGGTTGAAGGCATCCTGGTCAGTATTACCGCAGGCAATAATTTTGCTCTCCATGAATTCGATGAGATAGTAAAAAGCGTTCGCAGTGTTGCGAAGAACGGCGATGATGAGAGTAAGGTAATTGTAGGTGTTTCGATCGACGAGAAAATAGAAAAAGAAGTTATCGTCACGGTTATCGCTGCGGGTATAAACAATCGCACGCAACCGCTCCCGACCTCTACTCCGGATCCAAGGAAGAAGTTGATGCTGAAGGACAGAGATAAAATCAAAGATCAGACGTGGAGCATCAAGGACTGGCGTTCTTTCGACGAGCCTACTTTTGAGAGGAACGGCATCAATATCCATCTGAACAAAATGGATGAAGAGATAAAAGACGAGACAATCCTTCAGAAGCCGGGCGAAAGACCTGCGTTCTTACGAAAAGTTATGGATTAAGTCTCTGAATGGATATATTATTATGGAAGTCCTAAACTCGGTTACCGAAATAAGGAAACTGCTTGCTATGGAAAAACGCGAACTCAATATCATGATGGTGGAGGATGACCCCGATATACCGAAGTTAGCGAAACTCTACCTGAAACCGTACAAGGACGCGGAATTCAACCTTGTATGGGTCGAGACCGGAGAGGATGCCCTCAAGTTTCTTGCAGACAGTCAAAATCTCGATGTAATTCTTATTGATTTTCAGTTGCCCGGACTCAACGGGTTGGAGACAACCCGTCTGATAAGAGAAAAGGGAGTCCGCATACCGGTGGTTTTCTTGACCAATGCGGTTGATTTCAAACTTGCCATCGAGGCCATGAAGCTCGACGTTGAGGATTACTTGCTGAAGGAAGAAGCAATAACCTCAATTCTTCCCAGCATCATACTGAATCTTGTCGAGCGCGTGAGACTCCGTGAGAAACTCGCGGAAGCAGAAATGAACAAAGTGGCACAGCGTGAAAGGATCGACGGAATAAAAAGCCTCATTGTTACCATCTCCCACGAATTGAATAATCCTCTTGCTGCGTTGAAGTTAGCGATCAATGTTCTGCAACGGAAGGAGATTCCCCCGGACATCATGAGCTATCTTTCGATCATGAAAGAAAACACCGAGCGCATCGAAGGGGTCGTGGCAAAGCTGCGTGACTTGAAAGGCGACAAGGTTACAGCTTATATAGGTAATATAAAAATGATAGACTTATCTGAATGAACACATGGCTGGTAGTGTGTATGCACTTATTGTCGATGACGAAAAAAATGTAACTGATCTTCTTCAAGTTCAGCTTGAAGAAGAGGGGTTCACCGTTGACACGGCGAATGACGGGGCAGTTGGCATAAACAAAATTCAAGCCAAGCCGTATGACGTCATTCTTCTCGATCTGAAAATGCCGAGGATAAACGGGATAGAGGTTTTAAAATTTGCGAAAGAAAACCAGCCCGATTCACAAGTCCTGATCTTGACCGGATACGGCGATATAAAAACTGCCGTCGACACAATCAAGATGGGCGCTTTCGATTTCATCACGAAACCGTATAACTTTGATGAGCTTCTTGTCTCGATAAAGAACGCGCTTGATATGCGCCGTCTCCTCGTTGACAATAAAGTCATGAAGATGGAGATCGGCGAAGGCAAATTCGAGATTGTAGGTGAAAGTCTTGCTCTGAAGAAAGTCATCGAGATCGCATTGAAAGTCGCGAGCAGCGACGCTTCGGTGCTGATCACCGGGCCCAGTGGCTCCGGAAAAGAACTCATAGCTCATCTCATTCACGAAAACAGCGAACGGGCGAAGAAACCATTTGTTGCCGTCAACTGTGCTTCAATACCCGATACATTGATCGAGAGTGAACTTTTCGGACATGAGAAGGGAGCATTCACGGACGCGCATTCTCTTAAACAAGGTCTCACTGAAATTGCGAACGGCGGTACGTTGTTTTTGGACGAGGTTGGCGATATAAGTTATTTAGTTCAGCCGAAACTTCTCAGGTTTATCGAAACTGGGACATTCCGCAGAGTCGGCGGCACGATAGAGATGAGCGTCGACGCCAGGATCATTTCCGCTACCAATAAGGATCTTGACCGTGAAGTCGACGAACAAAAATTCCGTGAAGATTTGCTCTTCCGGTTGAACGTAGTACACATCGAAGTGCCGCCGCTCGGCCAGCGGCGGGAAGACATCCCAATACTTGTCGATCATTTTCTCCAGAAGAAACACAAGGCACGTCGAATAAAGAGAATTTCTGACGCTGCCCTCAAGCTTCTAATGGGCTACGATTGGCCGGGCAACATACGGGAATTGGAAAATGTGATAGAGCGCGCTGCGATACTCGCGCCGAAAGATGAGATAACGCCGGAGTACATCGCACTGAGTTCGAAGTCTAAGTCGGCCGACTTGCGTAGAATTCCGACACGCCTATCTATTGCAGAACTTGAGAAGATTCATATAGAAAACGTTCTTAAAGCTAATGGCTATAACCGTACAAAGTCTGCGCAGGCATTGGGGATCAGCCTTAAGACACTTTACCTTAAAATAAAAAGTTACGAGATAGATACACCTGCACCCAGGGTGTAAATTTTACGGATCGAGACCCAAGGGTGGGCTTTTTCCGAGCGTGAAGGAATTCCTACAGAAAAAAAGCGGAGCCTCAGTCTCTTTCAGCAAACCTCGGCCCCGCATCCTCTTGCCAAAAAATTTATTACTTCAAAATACTTTGTCCATTGTATTGGACCATTTTGAGTTTCTCTACGTCGAGGTTCTGAATATTCTTGGGGAGCGGCGCGTAGTCCAGTGCGGTTGAATATTTTTGTCCTTCGGTGACAGCCCATTGCATAAATTCAACAGTAGCTTTTCCTTTCTCATACTCTGTCTGGTTCCTGTAAATTAGCAGCCAGGTTGCACTGGAGATCGGGTAAGAATCTTTTCCGGGGGCGTTGGTGATCGAGAACCTTAAGTCTTCCGGCAAAGTCTTGGCTGCATTCGCAAGAGCTTCGGTAACCCCGGAGATCGATGGGTGAACAAATACGCCTTCAGCATTCTCGAGGTCTGCAAATGAAATGTTGTTTTGGAGGGCATAGATCAACTCGACATATCCGATAGCTCCGGGAGCACGTGATACCTGTCCGGCGACTCCCTCGTTCCCTTTTCCGCCGATTCCTACAGGCCAGTTCAAGCTGGTCGACTTTCCCACTTTGTCTTTCCACTCGGAGCTTACTTTTGAGAGGTAGTCGGAGAATATATATGTCGTTCCGCTTCCGTCTGCGCGGTGAACCACAATAATGGGGATGTTAGGGAGATCAACGCCGGGATTAAGCTTCTTTATGCTCTCGTCGTTCCATGTTGTAATTTTGCCCAGGTAAATATTTGCAATTGTTTCTCCGTCAAACTTCAACGTTCCTGTCACTCCGGGTATGCTGTAGGCGATGACCACGGCGCCAAGCGTCTCAGGGATGTGGAGAATGGGACCATGTGCCGAGTCGGCCGCGTGCATCTGCTCTTCTGTCATTGGAGCGTCACTTGCCCCCCAATTGACCGTCCCCGCGATCATTTGTTTTATCCCGCCTCCGCTTCCGATGGACTGATAGTTGATCTGGATATCCGGTTTCATATTGTGATATTCATTTGACCATTTTGAAATCAAGGGATAAGGGAAGGTTGCCCCGGCTCCATTGAGTATGGTCTGTGCGTATGTTGCTGCTATTGACATCGCCATGATAGCAGTTACAACCGCGACTCGTTTTAGCATAGTTTGTCTCCTAATGTTTGTGATTAGTTAAGCGTACGTTTAGAATCTATAGACCAAAAAATAAATGCAGGCTTGTTTACCTTCTAGCACTCTAATGCATCTCTAATTTAACATGCCGACGTGACGTGTAGGTTAAGTCTTGGTTAAGTAGACGTAAACTATGGTTAATAAGAATGTTCAAAATCCTCAACAATGTGTGGATCCGATTACCCCCGACATTATCTCAAAAAAACGGGGCCGTAGTTCCTTTTGGTGAACCTTGGCCCCGCATCCTCTTGCCCAAAATATGGGTCTTTTTTTACATCAAACTCTTTCCATCGTAATTCACTTTTTGGAGAAGCTCTAACTCCATCTTTTGAATGGGCTTCGGGATCGGTGCGTAATCGAGCGCCGGTTCCATTTTTTGGCCATCCGTAAGTACCCAGTTGAGGAACTTGACGGTCTCTTCTGCAATTTTCTCGTCTGTCTGATTGACGTATACGATCAGCCATGTCGCACTCGAAATCGGGTAAGAAGTTTTTCCAGGTGCGTCGGTAATCGAGAACCTCAAGTCCGCAGGGACAATTTTTGCTGCGTTCGCTGCTGCGTCGCTGACGCTTTCAATTGTCGGATGAATGAATTCGCCTTCTTTATTCTTGACGGATCCGAACGGCACGTTGTTCTGGAGGGCGTATATCAGGGTCACATACCCGATCGAGTAAGGGGTTTGCTCTACCTGTCCGGTAACTCCCTCATTTCCTTTCGCGCCTATGCCGACGGGCCAATTAACACTCGTTCCTTTACCGACCTTGTCTTTCCATTCCTGAGAGACCTTGCAGAGATAATCGACGAAGATGTAAGTGTCGCCGCTGCCGTCTGAGCGGTGCACAACAACGATCTGCTGGTCAGGAAGATTGACGTCGGGGTTGAGTCCCTTGATCGCCGGGTCGTCCCATTTCGTTATGTTGCCGAGGTAAATGTTTGCAATTACCTCTCCCGTAAATTTAAGTGTCGCATCAACGCCCGGAATGTGGTATGACACTGCAACGGCTCCCATTGCTTCGGGAAGGTGAACCACAGGGCCGTGGGCTTTTTCGCAAGCAGCGATCTGCTGATCATTCAACGGGGCATCGCTTGCGCCGATTTCTACCGTACCGGCAGTCAACTGATTGATTCCGCCGCCGCTCCCGATGGACTGATAGTTAATCTCGACATCAGGATGTGCTTTATGGTAGTCGTTAGACCACTTTGAAAACATGGGATAGATGAATGTTGACCCGGCACCGTTAATTACGGTTTGACCGTGTAAAAGGGCGGCTGAGACGAATACAGCCGCCACTACCATTAGAAATCTTTTTTGCATCTCTTTACTACTCCTCCGTTTAATTGTGCTTGATTTCTTGTCTTAAGATTATTTTGCTGCTGCATCAGCAAGGGTTTAGAACGTTATGAAAAACGTAGCTCTTCCGATGACATCGGCCTTTGACCCGGATAAACCGTATGCTACATATTCGACGTTCGGCATCAAGTGGACATTCTTTCTGACACTCCAGTCGAGAGCACCAACTACTAGATTCTGAACGCTAGTTCCGGCAACCGTGTTCTTGTTGTCGGCATCCGGAGTATACATATCGTACCTGGCGACGAGACGGAGGTTATCTATCAGACCTACCCAACCGTTCACACTGAGACCGTTCTTCTTTGTGGTCGAGCCACCAGCACCGTTAATTCCATTCAAGAAATACTGTGCGCCGAGGCTGAACATGTCATTTGCATAGTTCACAATGACATCGCCTGTTCTATTGAAGACGCTTACGCCCGTTCCATTGTATTGTCCGTTCAGCAGAATAGTGAATTGCTTTACAGGGTTAATCTGCAGATAGAGATAGGCGGCTTTGTATTTACTAGTTGTGGGAGAGAGAGCGCTGTTTCCACTGTTGTTCCCAACGAGCAATCCGGCCGTGAAAGCATCGGAGAATTTCTGGTTGTATGAAATTCCTAGATCCCTCGAAGAAGAAATCCCATGAAGATCCTGGATTGTTTTCTCCAATGACCTATAACCGAAAATTCCTTCAGCCATATTGATTTCCGGCGTTCCTTGCAAACCAATTATAATATTTGCACCATCAGTGACATTTTTCCAATTGATGAAAGCGTCCTTGACCATAACGGATAGTTTACCATTAGACGTACCCGTTGCGGTTGGAAAATTGGATGTACTCGGATCGGACTCTAAACGGAATCTCGCGCTGAAATCCTGAGCTATGTCGTAATCTGTGGTGAGATAAATACGCCTATAATCAAAAGCCTGCATGGCTTTCTGTAATCCTCCTGATGGAGAATAGTTGGAGGTCGACGCGACTCCTAAGTTAGCCGCGTTGATCACATAGTAGTAATCACCGAAGAATAGCCCGGAAAATTTCGGAAGATTCTGAGCGGATGCCATTCCTGCAAAAAGCAGAACGGCGGCAAGAGTATAGATTTTACGCAAATGCACTGTAACTCCTTTTTTAGAACTAAAATTAACCGGTGACGTTGACGTGTTTGTTAAGGCTATGTTAAGGATTTGTAAAATGGAGTGGGCAAATTATTAGTCAAAAGCGGGGCTTGAACAAAAAATACTGCCATAAAATGAAACCAAGATAGAGAATCAAAATCCTGGCTCTAGTCGTCGAAAATTATGGGGTTAGATGTAACGAAACATCCACATCAAGGATTACTTAGCTGTAATTATGGGACTGTACCACAAAAAGTTTTCTAATTTCCGGACTAAATTTCCATGCAAATAATGGCACGGAGGTTGAACCACTATAATTAAATCATGTGGCTCAAGAATAACAAAAATATCGAATATGTAGAGGACACGATAGCGGACCAACGTCCTGCCGAATCAATACTCCGAAGAGGCGGGAATCCCCCCTCTCGCGAAAATCATTCTCATGAATTAATGAAAGGAACGGAGACGATATTTGTCGTCGGCGACCATATGGAATTTCTTGAGATAATCAGGATCAATTTTGAGGATTACGGTTACAATGTGTTGACTGCTGTGGATCCGTATGAGGCCATTCTAATATGCGAAGCATTTGCGGATGAAATTCATCTCCTCATAACCGATGTATTGATGCCCAAGATGAGCGGGAAGGAATTGTATGAGTGGGTAAGGAGGAAAAGACCGCAGATGAAAACGATTTTCGTGTCTGGATTTGCTGCCGGCATGCTTCGTCCTCATGGCGTCTTGACAGATGGAATTGAATTTATGCAAAAACCATTCACCCCTGAAGCTCTTGTCAGAAGAGTTCGCGAGGTACTGGCAAAATAACAGCCCACATAAAGGTGACCGTCACTGACGGCAACATGCTCGAAGGTGACGGTCACACGCTACAATTTACCGCTTAGCTTGACGAAAAATCTGTGGAGATTATGAAATCCATGGACCGGGTCCGCATACATCAGAATACATTTACCCGCGACCACGTTTAACCCGAGATCCTTTCCAATCTTGATTGCTGCCCCACTTTCTGCACCTTGTTGGAGCCAAATATTGCGAAGTCCAATTGATGCCGCTTCGCGTAGGATCGGTTCGACCTTTTCAGGGGAAACACAGATCACTGCGCCATCTATCCGTCCGCGCAGGGACGTCAGATCTTTGTAACACCTCTCTCCCGCAATTTCAGGAAGCGTTGGGTTAACTCCGAAAACCTGATAACCGCGTTTTTTCAACTCTCTGTAGGCGCCGTTACTGAATTTCTTTATGGCATGTGACACCCCGACGATCGCCAATCTTTTTGATTTAATAAATTCTTTGATTGATTGATCCACGGTGATCCCTAACTTGTTGTTGGAAAGAAATTCCCGACAAAAATCTTCACAAGAGCTTACCTCAAATGAACTCTTGAAGCAAGGCGGCATTCCGTATCTGTATGGAGCTATGTGATCGAGTGCATCCCAGAAGGAGCCGGGTAACATTATCTTAACATCTGTCGTAGGGTCTTACGTCAATCATCAGAAAGTCAGAACTGGAATCATAATGAAGAAATGTTTTTCTGTAGCGACCGGTTTTATCGCGGCGTGCCTTGCCTGCTTTCCGAAGCAGGGGCTTTCTTATGATTCGCCCAATCCTGAAAAATATCGTGTTAAGGCTGTACATATTGACCGAAAGATAGATCTCTCCGGGAGATTGTCGGATCCATTGTGGAAGCTTTCTGAGCCGATAGAAATAAGTTATGAGATTCAGCCCGGCGAGAACACGCCTGCCCGACAGAAAACATCTGTCTACGTTCTCTATAATTCAGATTATATTTATTTTGGATTTAACTGCCTGGACTCCACGGCTAACCTGGTCCGCGCGCACATTACGGACCGTGATAAGATGACTGACGATGACTTTGTCGGAATCCTTCTTGATACTTACGGCAACACACAAGGCGGGTATGAGTTCATGGTTAATCCTCAGGGCATCCAGTTCGACGCTGCACGAACTGGCGAAAGTGAGGATGCGAGTTTCGATTGCATGTGGTACTCTGCCGCTCAAGTGAACGACACAGGCTACACGGTAGAAATCGCACTTCCGTTCAAAAGCCTCCGATTTCCTTCGGCTCCCGAGCAGCACTGGATAGCTGAGTTTGTGCGGAACATGCCGCGAGAAAGCCGCTATCAAATGACATGGACGCCGATAGACAGGAATAATCCTTGCCTTTTCTGCCAAAGTGGTACGATCGATGGCATTGAGGGAGCAGAAGCCTCTAATAATCTTGAACTCTTGCCGTATGTCATGGGAGTTCAATCGAGTTCTTTGAATGATGCAGGGGACCCTGCGTCGGGATTTGCCAAGGGACCAGTCACGGGCCGGATCGGAGCCGGAATAAGGTATGCACCATCATCTTCGTTTGCACTTGCAGGAGTTTTGAATCCTGATTTCAGCCAGATCGAATCCGATGCCGCGCAGATTAGTGTCAACAATACATTTGCCATTTTCTATCCCGAGAAGCGACCGTTTTTCCTGGAAGGTGCAGATCTTTACAGCACAGTTGCAAGCATATTCTATTCACGTATGATAAACAATCCTCTCGCATCGGTGAAGATCACGGAAAAATCGGGCTCGTTCTCGCTTGCCTACCTCGGTGCTGAAGACAGAGAATCGCCTTTCATTATCCCCGGCGAAGAGGAGAGCGATTTCGTATCATCATCGCTGAAATCATGGAACAATATCTTACGAGCAAAATATAACATCGGAAAAGAATCGTTTGTCGGCGGATTGGTCACTACGAGAAATTTCATGGACGCACATAACTATGTTGGCACTGTCGATTGGAGTGTCCTCTTCGGTGGCAACTACTATTTAACCGGGCAAGCCGGTTTAACGCACACAAAAGAAATAAATGATCCTTCTCTATTTTCCAGCGATAGACTTTTTGGATCGACGTCCTACACGGCGGCGTTCGACGGAGAAAGCTACGAGGGTTCCGGCTATCAGGTAGATATAACACGAAACGCCCGCAATTATAGTTTCGACCTCGGCGGTGTAAGCGTATCCCCGACGTTCCAAGCGTATGATGGATACACAACCTCAACAGACAAGCGCCAGATCAACTTCTGGCAGGGTTACACAGTCTATTTCGATAGATCCTTCGTCGAAAACGCGTCTTTGCAGACGAACTCAGGAGTCGCGTTTAACTATGATGGCGCTCGTAAAGGTGAATGGGGTTCGATCCAAGCGCAGGCGAATCTAAGAGGTCAAACTTATGTATGGGCCGCTTACTATCCGGTTCAAGAAGAGCTTTTTCACAGCGTCCAGTTCCATAAACTCTACCGTACCGAGGTTCAATTGAATACGAATCCAATCACCGGATTTGCATTGTATCTGTGGGCTCAGGCGGGAAGACTTATCTACCGTGTTGACTCGCCGGACCTTGGAAGAGGTTACAACTTGTCGTGCGAGACTGTCGTAAAGCCGACCGATAAGTTCTCCCTCGACTTGACTTACACTCGTTCACGGCTCTGGTCTTTTTACACGCAGCAACTTTTCTTCGACGGTTACATCGCACGTTGTGCCGTCGTGTATCAGTTCTCGGCTCAACTGTTCGTGAGACTGATCAGCCAGTACGATCAATTTGCAAAGCAGCTTCAAATCGATCCGCTCATCAGCTACAAGCTCAATCCCTTTACGGTCTTCTATGCCGGGTCAGATCACAACTTCGCAAGGTTCGACGAGCCTTACGGAATGCGAAGAACAGTCCAGCAATTTTTCGTGAAGCTGCAATATCTTTGGCAGAACTGAAGACAATTGCCGGTTTGCTAATTCTTACCTAAGTATCATTTCTACATTTGACATTCACTGAAAAATGTTGGACATTAGTGGCATAAAAGCAAAGCCGGTAGCAATCTTACTTTTTAATGCTTCGGGACGTCGAGGTGTCCTCATGGAGCTTATACCGACTAGAGGATAGATAAACATGAAAATGCTTAGAGATGAGATTTGGAAGGACTAAGAGGAGGGAGAACCAAGATGGATCAGGAAAATTTGAACACGCTGAGGGGCGGTATATTCTCGCGCATTCGGAATATCGTGTTAGATAGATACGGCCAGGATATTCCGATGTCCCTAATCGAAGATTATC harbors:
- the pstS gene encoding phosphate ABC transporter substrate-binding protein PstS, with amino-acid sequence MLKRVAVVTAIMAMSIAATYAQTILNGAGATFPYPLISKWSNEYHNMKPDIQINYQSIGSGGGIKQMIAGTVNWGASDAPMTEEQMHAADSAHGPILHIPETLGAVVIAYSIPGVTGTLKFDGETIANIYLGKITTWNDESIKKLNPGVDLPNIPIIVVHRADGSGTTYIFSDYLSKVSSEWKDKVGKSTSLNWPVGIGGKGNEGVAGQVSRAPGAIGYVELIYALQNNISFADLENAEGVFVHPSISGVTEALANAAKTLPEDLRFSITNAPGKDSYPISSATWLLIYRNQTEYEKGKATVEFMQWAVTEGQKYSTALDYAPLPKNIQNLDVEKLKMVQYNGQSILK
- the pstS gene encoding phosphate ABC transporter substrate-binding protein PstS, coding for MQKRFLMVVAAVFVSAALLHGQTVINGAGSTFIYPMFSKWSNDYHKAHPDVEINYQSIGSGGGINQLTAGTVEIGASDAPLNDQQIAACEKAHGPVVHLPEAMGAVAVSYHIPGVDATLKFTGEVIANIYLGNITKWDDPAIKGLNPDVNLPDQQIVVVHRSDGSGDTYIFVDYLCKVSQEWKDKVGKGTSVNWPVGIGAKGNEGVTGQVEQTPYSIGYVTLIYALQNNVPFGSVKNKEGEFIHPTIESVSDAAANAAKIVPADLRFSITDAPGKTSYPISSATWLIVYVNQTDEKIAEETVKFLNWVLTDGQKMEPALDYAPIPKPIQKMELELLQKVNYDGKSLM
- a CDS encoding response regulator: MKGTETIFVVGDHMEFLEIIRINFEDYGYNVLTAVDPYEAILICEAFADEIHLLITDVLMPKMSGKELYEWVRRKRPQMKTIFVSGFAAGMLRPHGVLTDGIEFMQKPFTPEALVRRVREVLAK
- a CDS encoding CoA-binding protein, which translates into the protein MLPGSFWDALDHIAPYRYGMPPCFKSSFEVSSCEDFCREFLSNNKLGITVDQSIKEFIKSKRLAIVGVSHAIKKFSNGAYRELKKRGYQVFGVNPTLPEIAGERCYKDLTSLRGRIDGAVICVSPEKVEPILREAASIGLRNIWLQQGAESGAAIKIGKDLGLNVVAGKCILMYADPVHGFHNLHRFFVKLSGKL
- a CDS encoding DUF5916 domain-containing protein, encoding MKKCFSVATGFIAACLACFPKQGLSYDSPNPEKYRVKAVHIDRKIDLSGRLSDPLWKLSEPIEISYEIQPGENTPARQKTSVYVLYNSDYIYFGFNCLDSTANLVRAHITDRDKMTDDDFVGILLDTYGNTQGGYEFMVNPQGIQFDAARTGESEDASFDCMWYSAAQVNDTGYTVEIALPFKSLRFPSAPEQHWIAEFVRNMPRESRYQMTWTPIDRNNPCLFCQSGTIDGIEGAEASNNLELLPYVMGVQSSSLNDAGDPASGFAKGPVTGRIGAGIRYAPSSSFALAGVLNPDFSQIESDAAQISVNNTFAIFYPEKRPFFLEGADLYSTVASIFYSRMINNPLASVKITEKSGSFSLAYLGAEDRESPFIIPGEEESDFVSSSLKSWNNILRAKYNIGKESFVGGLVTTRNFMDAHNYVGTVDWSVLFGGNYYLTGQAGLTHTKEINDPSLFSSDRLFGSTSYTAAFDGESYEGSGYQVDITRNARNYSFDLGGVSVSPTFQAYDGYTTSTDKRQINFWQGYTVYFDRSFVENASLQTNSGVAFNYDGARKGEWGSIQAQANLRGQTYVWAAYYPVQEELFHSVQFHKLYRTEVQLNTNPITGFALYLWAQAGRLIYRVDSPDLGRGYNLSCETVVKPTDKFSLDLTYTRSRLWSFYTQQLFFDGYIARCAVVYQFSAQLFVRLISQYDQFAKQLQIDPLISYKLNPFTVFYAGSDHNFARFDEPYGMRRTVQQFFVKLQYLWQN